In a genomic window of Rhodovulum sp. P5:
- a CDS encoding ABC transporter ATP-binding protein yields MSALDALGRLIDPFQPADGPPPPRLVSFARWALAGSGKALLITLAIVVTAGFAELVAARFTGWVIDAAAATGPGAFWAPFWPLVVGGAVFFLVIRPVIFAADAGAGSIVLGPHLFPLILSRLNRHTLGHSMRYFENDFAGRISQKAMQTARALTDVVIEVLDVVTYGIAIFLGTLVLIAGVDGRLLLIFVLWAALYGFALRWFIPRVQARSKARAGARTQVTGQIVDTLSNIATVKLFAHDEHEDRATLDALDRFRVKAFDFGVMSASFRLVLTSLGGLLPLFSILGSLALWTAGQATPGDIAMTAMVATRLAQITNRLGMAAVSIFANIGEIEDGIGTLAVPHEITDRPDAAPQVAGQGAVRFENVTFAYGGSVTALDAFDLSITPGEKVALVGASGAGKSTATALLLRLYDVEGGRITLDGVDIRDLTQTALRHQIAVVRQETAMFNRSARENIRYGRPDATDAEIFAAAARAQAHEFIEELVDYKGRRGYDAYLGERGVKLSGGQRQRIALARAILKDAPVLVLDEATSALDSEVEAQIQCALEEVMEGKTVLAIAHRLSTIAHMDRIVVLDHGRIVEEGSHAALLRRDGLYARFWARQSGGFIGTEAAE; encoded by the coding sequence GTGAGCGCCCTTGATGCCCTCGGGCGCCTGATCGACCCGTTTCAGCCGGCCGATGGCCCGCCGCCGCCGCGGCTGGTCTCCTTCGCGCGCTGGGCGCTGGCCGGGTCGGGGAAAGCGCTGCTGATCACCCTTGCCATCGTGGTGACCGCAGGTTTTGCCGAACTTGTGGCCGCGCGTTTTACCGGATGGGTGATCGACGCGGCGGCGGCCACCGGCCCGGGGGCCTTCTGGGCGCCGTTCTGGCCGCTGGTCGTTGGCGGCGCGGTTTTCTTCCTGGTGATCCGGCCGGTGATCTTCGCGGCCGATGCCGGGGCGGGGTCGATCGTATTGGGCCCGCATCTGTTCCCGCTGATCCTGTCGCGGTTGAACCGCCATACGCTCGGCCATTCGATGCGGTATTTCGAGAACGATTTTGCGGGCCGGATCAGCCAGAAGGCGATGCAGACCGCCCGCGCCTTGACCGATGTGGTGATCGAGGTTCTGGACGTGGTGACCTATGGCATCGCGATCTTCCTTGGCACGCTGGTCCTGATAGCGGGTGTCGATGGGCGGCTGTTGCTGATCTTCGTGCTGTGGGCGGCGCTTTATGGCTTTGCGCTGCGCTGGTTCATTCCGCGCGTTCAGGCGCGGTCGAAGGCCCGCGCTGGGGCGCGGACGCAGGTGACGGGCCAGATCGTCGACACGCTGTCGAACATCGCGACCGTCAAGCTGTTTGCCCATGACGAGCACGAAGACCGCGCCACGCTTGATGCGCTGGATCGGTTCCGCGTCAAGGCCTTCGATTTCGGGGTGATGTCGGCCAGTTTCCGGCTGGTGCTGACATCCCTTGGCGGGCTGTTACCGCTGTTTTCGATCCTCGGCTCGCTCGCGCTCTGGACAGCGGGGCAGGCGACGCCGGGCGATATCGCGATGACCGCGATGGTGGCCACGCGGCTGGCGCAGATCACCAACAGGCTGGGCATGGCGGCGGTGTCGATCTTTGCCAATATCGGCGAGATCGAGGACGGGATCGGAACGCTTGCCGTGCCACATGAGATCACCGACCGGCCGGACGCGGCACCGCAGGTGGCAGGCCAAGGGGCCGTCCGGTTCGAGAATGTGACCTTTGCCTATGGCGGATCGGTCACAGCACTCGATGCCTTCGATCTGTCGATCACGCCGGGGGAAAAGGTGGCGCTGGTGGGCGCGTCGGGGGCGGGGAAATCGACGGCGACGGCGCTGTTGCTGCGGCTTTACGATGTGGAGGGTGGGCGGATCACGCTGGACGGGGTCGATATCCGTGACCTGACGCAAACCGCGCTGCGCCACCAGATTGCCGTGGTCCGGCAGGAAACCGCGATGTTCAACCGCTCCGCGCGGGAGAACATTCGCTACGGGCGCCCCGATGCCACCGATGCAGAGATTTTCGCCGCTGCCGCCCGTGCGCAGGCGCACGAGTTCATCGAAGAGCTTGTCGATTACAAGGGGCGGCGGGGGTATGACGCCTATCTGGGCGAACGCGGGGTGAAGTTGTCGGGCGGGCAGCGCCAGCGGATCGCACTGGCGCGGGCGATCCTGAAGGATGCGCCGGTGCTGGTGCTGGACGAGGCGACATCGGCGCTCGATTCCGAGGTCGAGGCGCAGATCCAGTGCGCGCTGGAGGAGGTGATGGAGGGCAAGACCGTGCTGGCCATCGCGCACCGGCTGTCGACCATCGCGCATATGGACCGGATCGTGGTACTCGACCACGGTCGGATCGTCGAGGAAGGCAGCCACGCGGCACTGCTGCGCCGGGACGGGCTTTATGCCCGGTTCTGGGCGCGGCAGTCGGGTGGCTTCATCGGGACGGAGGCGGCGGAGTGA
- a CDS encoding class I SAM-dependent RNA methyltransferase encodes MSHLIERLSLRGEGLTADGITVPLTLPGEEIEGAAADGRIPSPRIVTPVPERVRAPCPHYSGCGGCALQHASDAFVADWKMQVVRRALDGQGLEAPVRPIVTSPPETRRRAVLAGRRTKKGVLIGFHARASDVIVEVPDCRLLHPDLLAGLPACEDLTSLGASRKGALALTLTRSEDGLDIAVAEAKPLEGGLFAELAGVAERHDVARLTWNGELIAERRPPRQRMGRAFVAPPPGAFLQATEDGQAALTAAVVEAVGSAANIADLFAGCGTFALPLAERAQVHAVEGSRAMLAALDAGWRRATGLKRVTTETRDLFRRPLLPDELRKLDAVVLDPPRAGAEAQVEQIAASQVPVVAAVSCNPVTFARDARMLCAAGFRIDWVQVVDQFRWSGHVELAARFSRTGPVGR; translated from the coding sequence GTGAGCCACCTGATCGAACGGCTTTCCCTGCGGGGCGAGGGTCTGACGGCGGACGGGATCACCGTGCCCCTGACCCTGCCCGGCGAGGAGATCGAGGGGGCGGCGGCGGACGGCCGGATCCCCAGCCCGCGGATCGTGACGCCGGTTCCGGAACGGGTGCGCGCCCCTTGCCCGCATTATTCCGGGTGCGGCGGCTGCGCCTTGCAGCATGCGAGCGACGCCTTCGTGGCCGACTGGAAGATGCAGGTGGTCAGGCGCGCGCTGGACGGGCAGGGGCTGGAGGCGCCGGTGCGGCCCATCGTGACCTCCCCGCCAGAGACAAGACGGCGGGCGGTGCTGGCGGGGCGGCGCACGAAGAAAGGTGTGCTTATCGGGTTTCATGCGCGTGCCTCTGACGTGATCGTGGAGGTTCCGGACTGCCGCCTGTTGCATCCCGATCTTCTGGCGGGGCTTCCCGCGTGCGAGGATCTGACGTCGCTTGGCGCATCGCGAAAGGGGGCCTTGGCCCTGACGCTGACCCGGTCGGAAGACGGGCTCGACATCGCGGTGGCGGAGGCCAAACCGTTGGAGGGCGGGCTGTTTGCTGAGCTGGCCGGGGTGGCCGAGCGCCATGACGTGGCGCGCCTGACATGGAACGGGGAGTTGATCGCCGAACGCCGCCCGCCGCGGCAGCGGATGGGCCGGGCCTTTGTTGCGCCGCCGCCGGGGGCGTTTTTGCAGGCGACCGAAGACGGGCAGGCGGCGCTGACGGCCGCGGTGGTCGAGGCGGTGGGATCCGCCGCAAATATTGCCGACCTGTTCGCGGGCTGCGGGACTTTCGCGCTGCCCTTGGCCGAACGGGCACAGGTGCATGCGGTCGAGGGATCTCGCGCGATGCTGGCAGCGCTGGATGCCGGTTGGCGGCGGGCGACCGGCCTGAAACGCGTGACGACAGAGACGCGCGATCTCTTCCGCCGTCCCCTCCTGCCGGATGAACTGAGGAAACTTGACGCGGTCGTCCTTGATCCGCCGCGTGCGGGGGCGGAGGCGCAGGTGGAGCAGATCGCGGCATCTCAGGTCCCCGTGGTTGCCGCGGTGTCGTGCAATCCGGTGACCTTTGCACGGGATGCGCGGATGCTGTGCGCTGCGGGGTTTCGCATAGACTGGGTACAGGTGGTCGATCAGTTTCGCTGGTCCGGCCATGTGGAACTGGCCGCGCGGTTCAGCCGAACCGGCCCTGTTGGCCGATGA
- a CDS encoding murein L,D-transpeptidase family protein yields the protein MIGRRAFLGTGAFFALVGCSSKFKRYDGPEVTRILVFKDKRKMYLVHHDRALKSYDIDLGSAPVGDKTHEGDGRTPEGRYVIDRRNPNSDYHLSLGISYPNAADIAEARALGKDPGGDIFIHGRSRENRGKGPDWTAGCISVKDKEMEDIYAMVRLGTVIDIFP from the coding sequence ATGATCGGGCGGCGGGCGTTTCTGGGGACGGGTGCATTCTTTGCGCTTGTCGGGTGTTCATCGAAATTCAAGCGCTATGACGGGCCGGAGGTCACCCGCATCCTTGTCTTCAAGGACAAGCGGAAGATGTACCTTGTCCACCATGACCGGGCGTTGAAGAGCTATGATATCGACCTTGGCTCTGCGCCCGTTGGCGACAAGACACATGAGGGCGACGGACGCACGCCGGAGGGGCGCTATGTCATCGACCGGCGCAATCCAAACAGCGACTATCACCTGTCGCTGGGGATCTCTTATCCCAACGCAGCCGATATCGCCGAGGCGCGGGCCCTTGGGAAGGACCCCGGCGGCGACATCTTCATCCACGGCCGGTCGCGCGAGAATCGCGGCAAGGGCCCGGATTGGACGGCGGGCTGTATCTCGGTGAAGGACAAGGAGATGGAAGATATCTACGCGATGGTGCGGCTTGGCACCGTCATAGACATCTTTCCCTGA
- a CDS encoding CAP domain-containing protein → MRGLVLALVAALMTLSACGSGEPVTRYGPDGKPLPRVYRISRGDAAKIQYRMLDSVNVLRNARGLAPLELDARLNAAAETHSRDMSVQNRPWAFGSGGQSPYILATQVGYQGSLQGLLVSESYETELETLAGWMEEADKSAIILDPAATEMGFAYFQEPNGKIWWTIITGRSQPALAGL, encoded by the coding sequence ATGAGGGGTCTGGTCCTCGCTCTGGTTGCCGCGCTCATGACCTTGTCGGCCTGCGGCTCCGGCGAACCGGTGACACGCTATGGGCCCGACGGCAAACCCCTGCCGCGCGTCTATCGTATCTCGCGCGGCGATGCGGCCAAGATCCAGTACCGGATGCTAGATTCGGTCAATGTGCTGCGCAACGCGCGCGGGCTGGCGCCCCTGGAGCTTGATGCGCGCCTGAACGCCGCGGCAGAGACCCATTCGCGCGACATGTCGGTGCAGAACCGCCCCTGGGCCTTCGGCTCCGGCGGGCAGTCGCCGTATATCCTTGCCACCCAGGTCGGATATCAGGGCAGCCTTCAGGGCCTGCTTGTGTCCGAAAGCTATGAAACCGAACTGGAAACGCTGGCCGGCTGGATGGAGGAGGCCGACAAGAGTGCCATCATCCTCGACCCCGCGGCCACCGAAATGGGCTTTGCCTACTTCCAGGAACCCAACGGCAAGATATGGTGGACGATCATCACCGGCCGCAGTCAACCGGCCCTTGCCGGACTCTGA
- a CDS encoding L,D-transpeptidase, with the protein MAIDSPFRMTRRHFMGASALALGGAAPAVAWAQDEASAGQGVRRNTAMFRAHDWQDYFSTTRKGAILVDISSTALHFWSEDQTIYKVYPTSVPVSDDLTRRGRTEVVRKVVGPEWRPTPAMKKRNPEWPDYVAPGPDNPLGTHALYLGWTYYRIHGTHDTRKIGRRSSNGCIGLYNEHIAELFELAEIGTQVLLI; encoded by the coding sequence ATGGCTATCGACAGTCCGTTCCGGATGACACGCCGCCATTTCATGGGCGCATCCGCACTTGCCCTTGGGGGGGCGGCCCCTGCGGTTGCCTGGGCGCAAGACGAGGCATCGGCGGGCCAGGGAGTGCGCCGGAACACGGCGATGTTCCGGGCGCATGACTGGCAGGACTATTTCTCGACGACGCGGAAGGGGGCCATTCTGGTCGATATCAGTTCGACCGCCCTGCATTTCTGGTCGGAGGATCAGACGATCTACAAGGTCTATCCGACATCCGTGCCGGTTTCGGATGACCTGACGCGGCGTGGCCGGACCGAGGTCGTGCGCAAGGTCGTCGGCCCGGAATGGCGGCCGACGCCAGCGATGAAGAAGCGCAACCCCGAATGGCCCGACTATGTGGCGCCGGGGCCGGACAATCCGCTGGGGACGCATGCGCTGTATCTGGGGTGGACATACTATCGTATCCATGGCACCCACGACACGCGCAAGATCGGGCGACGGTCCTCCAACGGCTGTATCGGGCTTTACAACGAGCATATCGCCGAACTCTTCGAACTGGCGGAAATCGGCACGCAGGTGTTGCTTATTTGA
- the hemH gene encoding ferrochelatase, translating into MFDSKQNEAAPLENAALAERPSHAPPGHPRIPPAKVGVLLANLGTPDNYDYRSMRRYLNEFLSDERVIDYPSWVWQPILQLVVLTKRPFSSGEAYKSIWNHEAGESPLMTITKSQTEKLRTDLQESFGDDVVVDFCMRYGNPSTRSKVRELAEKGCRKILFFPLYPQYSGTTSATACDHFFRALMHEKWQPPVRTITSYFDDPLYVEALAASVERAYAQMDYEPDILVCSYHGVPQRYVNEGDPYHCHCLKTTRLLKEKLGWAHDKITTTFQSRFGPEEWIQPYTVEEVARLAEKGKKKIAVIAPAFSADCIETLEEINEEIRESFEEAGGEKFTYIPCLNDDDAHIRALGEVIRSNLRGWLD; encoded by the coding sequence ATGTTTGACTCCAAACAGAACGAGGCAGCACCCCTCGAAAACGCCGCGTTGGCGGAACGTCCGTCGCACGCGCCGCCGGGCCATCCCCGGATTCCGCCGGCAAAGGTGGGGGTCCTGCTTGCCAATCTCGGGACACCGGACAACTACGATTATCGCTCGATGCGGCGGTACCTGAACGAATTTCTGTCGGACGAGCGCGTGATCGACTATCCCTCCTGGGTCTGGCAGCCGATCCTGCAACTCGTGGTGTTGACCAAGCGCCCGTTCTCGTCCGGCGAGGCGTACAAATCGATCTGGAACCATGAGGCGGGGGAAAGCCCGCTGATGACGATCACGAAGTCGCAGACAGAAAAGCTCCGGACCGACTTGCAGGAAAGCTTTGGTGACGATGTCGTCGTCGATTTCTGCATGCGCTACGGCAACCCCTCGACCCGCTCTAAGGTGCGCGAACTGGCCGAGAAAGGCTGCCGGAAGATCCTGTTCTTTCCGCTTTATCCGCAATATTCCGGCACGACGTCGGCCACGGCCTGCGATCACTTTTTCCGCGCGCTGATGCACGAGAAGTGGCAGCCGCCGGTACGCACCATCACCTCCTATTTCGACGATCCGCTCTATGTCGAGGCGCTGGCCGCCTCGGTCGAGCGCGCCTATGCGCAGATGGACTACGAACCCGACATCCTCGTCTGCTCCTATCACGGGGTGCCGCAACGCTATGTGAACGAGGGCGACCCCTATCACTGCCACTGCCTGAAAACGACGCGCCTGCTGAAGGAGAAGCTGGGCTGGGCGCATGACAAGATCACGACAACCTTCCAGTCGCGCTTCGGCCCGGAGGAGTGGATTCAGCCCTATACGGTGGAAGAGGTCGCGCGGCTGGCCGAGAAGGGCAAGAAGAAGATCGCGGTGATCGCGCCGGCCTTCTCGGCCGATTGCATCGAGACGCTGGAAGAAATCAACGAAGAGATTCGCGAAAGCTTCGAGGAAGCCGGCGGCGAGAAGTTCACCTACATTCCCTGCCTGAACGATGACGATGCCCATATTCGCGCGCTGGGCGAGGTCATCCGGTCGAATCTCAGGGGCTGGCTGGACTAG
- a CDS encoding methyltransferase domain-containing protein, translated as MTAPPDLTDRTALLQHRTRARRAPALFLHELAADEIQERLAEVNRTFTAPAVVSGFPEVWEDRFPGARFVPDADHLSLEPAAHDLVIHALTLHWSNDPVGQLVQCRRALKPDGLFVGVLFGGRSLHELRAILAEVETALTGGLSPRVVPMAEIRDLGALLQRAGFALPVADAATQTVTYETLFHLMADLRAMGETNALTARHRRVPPRALFPEAARRYADAHAGPDGRIPATVEMIYLTGWAPSEIQPKALRPGSAQTRLAAALGTKEQGFSGRSGEQSD; from the coding sequence ATGACCGCACCACCCGACCTGACCGACCGAACCGCCCTTTTGCAGCACCGGACCCGCGCCCGGCGCGCCCCGGCGCTGTTCCTGCATGAATTGGCGGCCGACGAGATTCAGGAAAGGCTGGCCGAGGTTAACAGAACCTTTACGGCGCCCGCGGTCGTGTCCGGTTTCCCCGAGGTCTGGGAAGATCGGTTTCCCGGGGCCAGATTCGTACCCGATGCCGACCACCTGTCGCTTGAACCCGCCGCACACGACCTTGTGATCCATGCGCTGACGCTGCACTGGTCGAACGATCCCGTCGGACAACTGGTCCAGTGCCGCCGCGCCCTGAAACCGGATGGGTTGTTCGTGGGCGTCCTGTTCGGCGGCCGCAGCCTGCACGAGTTGCGCGCGATCCTGGCCGAGGTGGAAACCGCACTGACCGGCGGTCTGTCCCCGCGCGTGGTGCCGATGGCCGAAATCCGCGATCTCGGCGCGCTGCTGCAGCGGGCCGGTTTCGCGCTGCCAGTGGCCGATGCCGCGACGCAAACCGTTACCTACGAAACACTTTTTCACCTGATGGCAGACCTCAGGGCGATGGGCGAAACCAATGCGCTGACCGCGCGCCACCGCCGCGTCCCGCCGCGCGCGCTCTTCCCCGAGGCTGCGCGCCGCTATGCCGACGCCCATGCCGGGCCGGATGGACGCATTCCCGCGACGGTCGAAATGATCTACCTAACCGGGTGGGCGCCTTCCGAAATCCAACCGAAAGCGCTTAGACCCGGGTCCGCGCAAACGCGTCTGGCCGCGGCGCTGGGAACGAAAGAGCAAGGCTTTTCCGGCAGATCGGGTGAGCAGTCCGATTGA
- a CDS encoding ComF family protein: protein MIQSALRLVYPPRCVSCGDLVERDFALCPRCWGEMGFLSGLVCDSCGVPLPGEDSGGPDYCDECLTRPRPWTRGRAAFLYRDRARALVLAFKHGDRTDLARPAADWMLRAAGLILQPGMLAAPVPLHRWRLLSRRYNQSALLSARIAGRAGLEHVPDLLRRIRRTAVQDGMGVEARYANIDGALAVTPRHQDRLRDRQVLLVDDVMTSGATLTAAAEACFAAGAADVRILVLARVAKAD, encoded by the coding sequence ATGATTCAAAGCGCGCTTCGTCTCGTCTACCCGCCGCGCTGCGTGTCCTGTGGCGATCTGGTCGAGCGGGACTTTGCCCTGTGCCCCCGATGCTGGGGCGAAATGGGGTTTCTCTCGGGCCTGGTGTGCGACAGTTGCGGGGTGCCCCTGCCCGGAGAGGACAGCGGCGGGCCGGACTATTGCGATGAGTGCCTGACGCGGCCGCGGCCCTGGACCCGGGGGCGGGCGGCCTTTCTCTACCGCGACAGGGCGCGGGCGCTGGTTCTGGCGTTCAAGCATGGCGACCGGACGGACCTTGCCCGGCCAGCGGCGGACTGGATGCTGCGGGCCGCCGGGCTGATCCTGCAACCCGGGATGCTGGCGGCACCCGTGCCGCTCCATCGCTGGCGGCTTCTGTCGCGGCGCTATAACCAGTCGGCCCTCTTGTCGGCGCGGATTGCCGGGCGTGCCGGCCTTGAACATGTGCCCGACCTGTTGCGGCGCATCCGGCGGACGGCGGTTCAGGACGGGATGGGGGTCGAGGCCCGGTATGCCAATATCGACGGTGCCCTTGCCGTCACGCCCCGCCATCAAGACCGCTTGAGGGACCGTCAGGTGTTGCTGGTCGATGATGTGATGACGTCGGGCGCAACCTTGACCGCGGCAGCGGAGGCTTGCTTTGCGGCGGGGGCCGCGGATGTCCGCATTCTTGTTCTGGCCCGCGTTGCGAAAGCCGACTAG
- the grxC gene encoding glutaredoxin 3, whose product MQQIEIYTSAYCGYCRAAKRLLDDKGVSYSEIDVGLQPQLRQQMMARAHGRHTVPQIFIGETHVGGCDELYALEREGKLDPLLAG is encoded by the coding sequence ATGCAACAGATCGAGATATATACCTCCGCCTATTGCGGATACTGCCGGGCGGCCAAACGACTGCTGGATGACAAGGGCGTCAGCTATTCGGAAATCGATGTCGGCCTGCAGCCGCAGCTGCGCCAGCAGATGATGGCCCGCGCCCATGGGCGCCACACGGTTCCGCAGATTTTCATCGGGGAAACCCATGTCGGGGGCTGCGATGAGCTTTATGCGCTGGAGCGTGAGGGAAAGCTCGATCCACTTCTTGCTGGCTGA
- a CDS encoding carbon-nitrogen hydrolase family protein, with amino-acid sequence MHAALIQMTSGDLPGENLPVTRAMIREAAGAGAGFVLTPEVTNCLSSSRAHQRKVLQDEADDPTLSALRQEAADLGVWLLIGSLGLTTDDPDGRFANRSFLIAPDGSVAAWYDKIHMFDVQISETESYRESEGYRPGARAVTAETPFGKIGMSICYDLRFAYLYRALAHAGAEILTVPAAFSPVTGAAHWEPLLRARAIETGCYVLAPAQCGLHPATEGRPRRTHGHSLAVSPWGEVLADGGEAPGIVYVDLDREEVARARARVPSITHDRPFEPPA; translated from the coding sequence ATGCACGCGGCCCTGATCCAGATGACGTCCGGCGATCTGCCGGGGGAAAACCTGCCGGTCACGCGGGCGATGATTCGAGAGGCGGCGGGGGCCGGCGCCGGGTTCGTTCTGACGCCGGAGGTGACCAACTGCCTGTCGTCAAGTCGGGCACATCAGCGAAAAGTGCTGCAGGATGAGGCAGATGACCCAACCCTTTCTGCGTTGCGGCAAGAGGCCGCGGATCTTGGGGTTTGGCTGCTGATCGGGTCGCTTGGCCTGACGACGGATGACCCCGATGGGCGTTTTGCCAACCGGTCCTTCCTGATTGCCCCGGACGGGTCGGTCGCGGCATGGTACGACAAGATCCATATGTTCGATGTGCAGATCAGTGAAACCGAAAGCTACCGCGAGTCGGAAGGCTATCGGCCCGGGGCGCGCGCGGTGACGGCTGAGACGCCGTTCGGCAAGATCGGGATGTCGATCTGCTACGACCTGCGCTTTGCCTATCTGTATCGGGCGCTTGCCCATGCAGGTGCCGAGATCCTGACCGTGCCTGCCGCGTTTTCCCCCGTCACCGGCGCCGCCCATTGGGAGCCGCTTCTGCGCGCCCGCGCCATCGAGACGGGGTGTTACGTTCTGGCGCCGGCCCAATGCGGGTTGCATCCCGCGACGGAGGGGCGGCCGCGGCGCACCCACGGGCACAGCCTTGCGGTCTCTCCCTGGGGGGAAGTGCTGGCCGATGGTGGCGAGGCGCCGGGCATCGTTTATGTCGATCTCGACAGGGAGGAGGTCGCCAGGGCCCGGGCCCGTGTGCCGTCGATCACCCATGACCGGCCGTTCGAGCCGCCGGCATGA
- a CDS encoding MarR family winged helix-turn-helix transcriptional regulator produces the protein MSEASDSLAVSLFSEILMADQLARSRISKALPKGMELSHFSVLNHLAHLNEERSPAQLAAALHVTKGAMTNTLSRLDWAGHVHIRPDWDDARRKMVSISPAGRAAREAAIQAMAPVLSAAVADIGEEKLRSALPVLRMLRQRLERP, from the coding sequence ATGAGCGAAGCCAGCGACAGTCTGGCCGTGTCGCTTTTCTCGGAAATCCTGATGGCCGATCAATTGGCGCGCAGCCGGATCTCCAAGGCGCTGCCCAAGGGGATGGAGTTGAGCCATTTCTCGGTGCTCAACCACCTTGCCCATCTGAACGAGGAACGCAGCCCCGCACAACTGGCCGCCGCGCTGCACGTCACCAAGGGCGCCATGACCAATACGCTGAGCCGTCTGGACTGGGCGGGTCATGTGCATATCCGCCCCGACTGGGACGACGCGCGGCGCAAGATGGTGTCGATCAGCCCCGCGGGGCGCGCGGCCCGCGAGGCCGCGATTCAGGCGATGGCACCGGTTTTGAGCGCGGCGGTGGCCGATATCGGGGAAGAAAAGTTGCGCTCTGCCCTGCCGGTCTTGCGGATGCTGCGCCAGAGGCTGGAGCGGCCCTGA
- the ubiG gene encoding bifunctional 2-polyprenyl-6-hydroxyphenol methylase/3-demethylubiquinol 3-O-methyltransferase UbiG has protein sequence MQAAETTVDPSEVAKFEAMAAEWWDPNGKFKPLHMLNPCRLDYITRQIAAEFDRDLSADTPFADLRLLDIGCGGGLLSEPMARLGATVVGADAAERNIPVARIHAEQSGLDIDYRHTTAEALAEAGEQFDVVLNMEVVEHVADPLAYLTACRVLLKPGGLHLCSTINRNPKSFVMAIFGAEYVMRWLPKGTHEYAKFITPDELCNLIEQAGMNPVDRTGFVFNPISWSWSLSSRDLSVNYVTAAIKPS, from the coding sequence ATGCAAGCAGCAGAGACCACCGTCGACCCTTCGGAAGTCGCAAAATTCGAGGCAATGGCCGCGGAATGGTGGGACCCCAACGGCAAGTTCAAACCGCTGCACATGCTCAACCCCTGCCGGCTGGACTATATCACCCGCCAGATCGCGGCAGAGTTCGACCGGGATTTGTCCGCTGACACTCCCTTTGCGGACCTGCGCCTGCTGGATATCGGTTGCGGCGGCGGGCTGCTGTCGGAACCGATGGCGCGGCTTGGCGCGACGGTCGTCGGCGCCGATGCGGCCGAGCGCAACATTCCCGTGGCCCGCATCCATGCCGAACAATCGGGGCTGGATATCGACTATCGCCACACCACGGCCGAGGCGTTGGCCGAGGCGGGCGAACAGTTCGATGTCGTCCTGAACATGGAAGTGGTGGAACATGTGGCCGACCCGCTGGCCTATCTGACCGCCTGCCGGGTCTTGCTGAAACCGGGCGGGCTGCACCTGTGTTCCACGATCAACCGCAACCCGAAAAGCTTCGTGATGGCGATCTTCGGCGCGGAATACGTGATGCGGTGGCTGCCCAAGGGCACCCATGAATACGCCAAGTTCATCACACCCGATGAGCTGTGCAACCTGATCGAGCAGGCAGGGATGAACCCGGTGGATCGCACCGGTTTCGTGTTCAACCCGATTTCGTGGTCGTGGTCGCTGTCGAGCCGCGATCTGAGCGTGAATTACGTCACCGCCGCGATCAAGCCGTCCTGA